A genomic segment from Pedobacter sp. MC2016-14 encodes:
- a CDS encoding glycoside hydrolase family 127 protein — protein MIRIKKQAGGIFRYGLLAALLFEASPGQAQDKSLVNTKQSLHAKLHSPDMKDVTWTKGFWADRFKVAKETIVPNMWDIYNDAKISHAFKNFEIAAGLDTGSHSGPSFHDGDYYKTLEAVASMYASTGDPKLNVMMDKAIAVIAKSQRADGYIYTKAMIEQRKTGSNNQFQDRLSFEAYNIGHLMTAACVHYRATGKTNLLEVAKRATDYLYNFYQKASPALARNAICPSHYMGVIEMYRTTKDPRYLELAKHLIAIKGKIEDGTDDNQDRIPFLKQTKAMGHAVRANYLYAGVADLYAETGNDSLMHSLDLMWDDVNQHKMYITGGCGSLYDGTSPDGTSYNPTEVQKIHQAFGRDYQLPNFTAHNETCANIGNVLWNWRMLQITGDAKYADVMELALHNSVLSGISLDGKKFLYTNPLSYSDDLPFQQRWSKDRVPYIGLSNCCPPNVVRTIAEVGDYAYSISDKGLWFNLYGGNKINTKLNDGSKVSLSQETNYPWDGNIKIQVKETGNKAYSMFFRIPGWTANAQLKVNGKTESINLTPGTYAELNRKWKKGDQVELVLPMEAQLVESNPLVEENRNQVAVKRGPIVYCLESPDLPGKRIFNVFIPSGINLKATPINIDGANMMSLEGNAQLIENKDWKNVLYRPLNQSNITTPIKLVPYFAWGNRGHSEMSVWLPVSR, from the coding sequence ATGATAAGGATTAAAAAACAAGCAGGCGGCATTTTTAGGTATGGCCTGTTGGCGGCTTTACTTTTTGAGGCATCCCCAGGGCAGGCACAAGACAAGAGTTTGGTGAATACCAAACAAAGTCTGCATGCCAAACTGCACAGTCCGGATATGAAAGATGTAACCTGGACAAAAGGTTTTTGGGCGGACCGTTTTAAGGTTGCCAAAGAAACCATAGTACCCAATATGTGGGACATTTACAATGATGCCAAGATCAGCCATGCATTCAAAAACTTTGAAATTGCTGCCGGACTAGATACAGGTTCGCATTCCGGACCTTCTTTTCATGACGGTGATTATTATAAAACACTGGAAGCTGTTGCCAGCATGTATGCTTCTACGGGAGATCCAAAATTAAATGTAATGATGGACAAGGCTATTGCGGTCATAGCAAAATCTCAGCGGGCCGATGGCTACATCTACACCAAGGCGATGATAGAGCAGCGTAAAACCGGCTCAAATAATCAGTTTCAGGACCGGTTAAGTTTTGAAGCTTATAACATTGGCCATTTGATGACTGCTGCTTGTGTACACTATAGGGCTACAGGTAAAACCAATTTGCTTGAAGTAGCGAAAAGGGCAACAGATTACCTGTACAATTTTTACCAGAAAGCCTCACCAGCATTAGCCAGGAATGCCATTTGTCCTTCGCATTATATGGGGGTCATTGAAATGTACCGTACTACTAAAGATCCGAGGTACCTTGAGCTTGCTAAACACCTTATTGCCATTAAAGGGAAAATTGAGGATGGTACAGATGATAACCAGGACAGGATTCCCTTTCTAAAACAAACCAAGGCTATGGGACATGCCGTAAGGGCAAATTATTTATACGCGGGTGTTGCCGATCTTTATGCAGAGACAGGAAATGATTCGCTGATGCATTCCCTTGATTTAATGTGGGATGATGTGAACCAGCATAAGATGTACATTACCGGTGGCTGCGGTTCTTTGTATGACGGTACTTCTCCTGACGGAACCTCTTACAACCCTACTGAAGTTCAAAAAATACACCAGGCTTTTGGTCGTGATTACCAATTGCCAAATTTTACGGCGCACAACGAAACCTGTGCCAATATTGGCAATGTGCTTTGGAACTGGCGTATGCTGCAAATTACCGGAGACGCCAAATATGCTGATGTGATGGAGCTGGCATTACACAATAGCGTGCTATCGGGCATTAGCCTTGATGGCAAGAAATTCTTATATACCAACCCTTTAAGTTATTCAGACGACCTTCCTTTTCAGCAACGCTGGTCTAAAGATAGGGTTCCATACATTGGATTGTCTAACTGCTGTCCCCCAAATGTAGTGCGCACCATTGCTGAAGTAGGAGATTATGCTTACAGCATCTCTGACAAAGGTTTGTGGTTTAATTTGTATGGCGGCAATAAGATTAACACCAAATTGAATGATGGTTCGAAGGTTAGTCTGAGCCAGGAAACCAATTATCCATGGGATGGCAACATTAAAATTCAGGTTAAAGAAACCGGGAATAAAGCCTATTCTATGTTTTTCCGGATTCCGGGATGGACAGCAAATGCGCAATTAAAGGTGAACGGAAAAACAGAAAGCATAAACCTGACTCCTGGTACCTATGCGGAACTGAACCGTAAATGGAAAAAAGGCGACCAGGTAGAACTGGTATTGCCTATGGAAGCACAACTGGTAGAGTCTAACCCGCTGGTAGAAGAAAACCGTAACCAGGTAGCGGTTAAACGCGGGCCGATTGTATACTGCTTGGAATCACCTGATCTTCCCGGTAAGCGAATCTTTAATGTATTTATTCCCTCTGGCATCAATTTAAAAGCTACTCCAATTAACATTGATGGAGCAAACATGATGAGCCTGGAAGGCAACGCACAATTGATTGAAAATAAAGACTGGAAAAATGTACTATACCGTCCGCTGAACCAAAGCAATATCACTACGCCGATAAAGCTGGTTCCTTATTTTGCCTGGGGCAACAGAGGACATTCTGAAATGTCTGTTTGGTTACCTGTAAGCAGATAA
- a CDS encoding sialate O-acetylesterase, which produces MKPFRRALLTSVIATLLLNFQFATVLAEVKPAAIFTDHMVLQQNSNVAIWGWAKANTAIKLVTSWNNKKYAVKSDEAGKWKLKVSTPAAGGPYEISISDGEVLKLKDILIGEVWFCGGQSNMEMPMKGFKGQPIIGSNEDVLKSSNDKIRLYTVPRSSITARQENSKSSVWKAAGPESVVNFSATAYYFGQLLTELLHVPVGLINDSYGGSSIEAWMSPEALKKYPEIKIPAKADTIKEVSRTPTTLYNGMLYPVVGYGIKGAIWYQGESNYERPFQYESLFPDLVSEWRAHWGLGDFPFYFAQIAPYNYKQLPAAADKLNAAFLRDAQRKSVARISNSGMAVLMDVGEENCIHPSNKKQGGHRLAYQALALTYGIKGFGYTSPEFDTLTIDGSTAIVKFKMAANGMTSFGKTLKLFELAGADKKFYPASAKLSGSSVTLTCDQVKNPVAVRYAFKDFVVGDLFSNEGLPVSSFRTDNWEN; this is translated from the coding sequence ATGAAACCATTTAGACGTGCTTTGCTGACATCGGTAATTGCTACTTTACTCCTTAACTTTCAGTTTGCAACTGTGCTTGCAGAAGTAAAACCAGCAGCTATTTTTACAGATCATATGGTGCTTCAGCAAAATAGCAATGTGGCCATATGGGGTTGGGCGAAAGCCAATACAGCTATAAAATTGGTGACTTCCTGGAACAATAAAAAATATGCTGTAAAGTCTGATGAAGCCGGAAAGTGGAAGCTCAAAGTAAGTACCCCTGCCGCAGGTGGTCCGTATGAGATTAGCATTAGCGATGGTGAAGTCCTTAAATTAAAGGATATTCTGATTGGGGAGGTTTGGTTTTGCGGAGGACAATCAAATATGGAAATGCCCATGAAAGGATTTAAGGGGCAGCCAATAATCGGTTCAAATGAAGATGTATTAAAGTCATCAAATGATAAGATCCGGTTGTACACTGTTCCACGCTCTTCCATAACCGCACGACAAGAAAATAGTAAGTCATCTGTATGGAAGGCTGCCGGTCCGGAATCTGTAGTTAATTTTAGTGCAACAGCATATTATTTTGGCCAGCTATTGACAGAGCTATTGCATGTACCAGTAGGATTAATCAACGACAGCTACGGAGGATCGTCAATAGAAGCCTGGATGTCTCCCGAGGCGTTGAAAAAATATCCGGAGATTAAAATACCTGCTAAGGCCGATACGATAAAAGAAGTTAGCCGCACACCTACCACTTTATATAATGGCATGTTATACCCTGTAGTTGGATACGGCATCAAAGGAGCCATTTGGTACCAGGGAGAGTCTAATTATGAGCGTCCTTTTCAATATGAAAGTTTATTCCCTGATTTGGTAAGCGAATGGCGTGCTCATTGGGGATTAGGAGATTTTCCGTTTTACTTTGCCCAGATTGCGCCGTATAACTATAAACAACTTCCCGCTGCTGCAGATAAATTAAATGCTGCTTTTTTAAGAGATGCTCAGCGAAAATCAGTTGCCAGAATCTCTAATTCGGGAATGGCTGTTTTGATGGATGTTGGTGAAGAAAATTGTATTCATCCGTCAAATAAAAAGCAGGGTGGGCATAGGTTGGCTTATCAGGCATTGGCGCTTACTTATGGAATAAAAGGTTTTGGATATACAAGTCCCGAATTTGATACTTTAACAATTGATGGATCAACGGCCATAGTCAAATTCAAGATGGCTGCAAATGGAATGACATCATTTGGGAAAACGTTGAAATTGTTTGAGCTGGCCGGTGCTGACAAGAAGTTTTATCCGGCAAGTGCAAAGTTATCTGGCAGTAGTGTTACCCTTACCTGTGATCAGGTGAAAAATCCGGTTGCGGTGCGCTATGCATTTAAAGATTTTGTGGTTGGCGATTTGTTTAGCAATGAAGGTTTACCAGTATCTTCTTTTCGTACAGACAATTGGGAAAATTAA
- a CDS encoding aspartate/glutamate racemase family protein: MKAKTLGLIHTSATLVPVFQNLCTQYLPDVKVFNIVDDSLIKDVIARNELTKLTSRRVVDYVGSAEAAGADFILVTCSSIGAAIEAAAELTGVPVLRVDQPMADLAVKTGKRIGVIATLPTTLGPTSDLVKRRAILAGKEIELTSKLCDGAFEALMSGNAAQHDEMVAKALIELSAVVDVIVLAQASMSRVVDGLSEEQKRIPILASPALAIQHIADLLK; encoded by the coding sequence ATGAAAGCTAAAACTCTTGGACTTATCCATACTTCAGCCACGCTGGTGCCTGTTTTCCAAAACCTTTGTACGCAATACCTTCCTGATGTGAAGGTGTTTAATATTGTTGACGATAGCCTGATTAAGGATGTTATTGCCCGGAACGAGCTGACAAAACTGACTTCCAGACGTGTCGTAGATTACGTAGGTTCTGCGGAAGCTGCCGGTGCAGATTTTATCCTGGTTACCTGCTCCTCTATTGGTGCTGCTATAGAAGCTGCAGCGGAATTGACTGGCGTACCAGTATTACGCGTAGACCAACCGATGGCTGATCTAGCTGTAAAAACGGGAAAAAGGATTGGCGTAATTGCAACCCTGCCTACTACGTTAGGACCAACGAGCGATCTGGTAAAACGCCGTGCAATATTGGCAGGAAAAGAAATTGAATTGACTTCAAAGCTTTGTGATGGTGCCTTTGAGGCTTTAATGAGCGGTAATGCAGCGCAACATGATGAAATGGTAGCTAAAGCATTGATAGAACTATCTGCTGTAGTAGACGTAATCGTGTTGGCACAGGCTTCCATGTCGCGCGTGGTAGATGGTCTTTCGGAAGAGCAGAAAAGAATTCCTATTCTTGCCAGTCCGGCACTTGCCATTCAACATATTGCTGATTTACTTAAATAG
- a CDS encoding bile acid:sodium symporter family protein, whose amino-acid sequence MNSFRRLCLLISVLALLALVIGLFRSNMALWQPSAVILAVSFAIGIGVLESLKNYQYTAWIITAVVVGMLYPAAFLKWGEVDLRNKWLILVVVQMVMFGMGIQMSLKDFSGLASTGKGILIGLLCHFSIMPLMGFLLTRIFHFETEIAAGIILIGSCSSGLASNVMVYIARANLVLSVAVTAMATLIAPFMTPLLMKLLAGTLIDIKFFNMMMEIIKIVIVPIGAALVHDYLKTASPKGWKKIQLISVICAIWLVALPFGLWSALQSRLSEDAMSSIEILSFFAGALLTGLFYHVCTRKFHQLDGIMPYLSMFGIVYFTTVTTAAGRDNLLKVGFLLFLASVIHNGAGYLFGYLLSRIFGLDKKSSRTVAFEVGLQNGGMASGLAGSMGKLGTVGLASAVFSPWMNISGSILANYWRRKALKEEEEELQKSLQHTNETI is encoded by the coding sequence ATGAACAGTTTCCGCAGACTTTGTCTGCTGATCAGTGTGCTGGCTTTGCTGGCGCTGGTTATAGGATTATTTCGTTCAAACATGGCCTTATGGCAACCCTCGGCGGTTATTTTAGCGGTAAGTTTTGCCATTGGGATCGGCGTGCTTGAATCTTTAAAAAACTACCAGTACACCGCCTGGATTATTACAGCGGTGGTAGTGGGAATGCTATATCCTGCTGCCTTTTTAAAATGGGGAGAGGTAGACCTTCGTAATAAATGGTTAATCCTTGTGGTGGTGCAAATGGTGATGTTTGGGATGGGGATCCAGATGAGTTTAAAAGACTTTTCTGGATTGGCAAGTACTGGAAAAGGGATTTTAATTGGCTTGTTATGTCACTTTTCTATTATGCCCCTGATGGGGTTTTTACTTACCCGCATCTTTCATTTTGAAACTGAAATTGCGGCAGGGATCATTTTGATTGGCTCCTGCTCCAGTGGATTGGCTTCTAATGTAATGGTGTACATTGCAAGGGCAAATTTGGTGCTCTCGGTAGCAGTAACCGCAATGGCTACGTTGATTGCACCTTTTATGACACCTTTACTCATGAAATTGCTGGCTGGTACGTTGATAGACATCAAGTTCTTTAACATGATGATGGAAATTATTAAAATTGTAATTGTACCTATAGGGGCAGCATTGGTGCATGATTATTTAAAAACCGCATCTCCAAAAGGCTGGAAAAAGATACAGTTGATATCGGTGATTTGTGCTATTTGGCTTGTTGCATTGCCTTTTGGTTTGTGGAGTGCATTGCAAAGCCGGTTATCTGAAGATGCCATGTCATCTATAGAGATATTGAGTTTCTTTGCCGGAGCACTACTTACAGGTTTATTTTATCATGTGTGTACCCGTAAATTTCATCAGCTGGATGGTATCATGCCTTATTTATCTATGTTTGGAATTGTATATTTTACCACAGTTACAACGGCCGCGGGGAGGGACAATTTATTAAAAGTTGGCTTTCTGCTGTTTCTGGCATCGGTAATCCATAATGGTGCTGGATATTTGTTTGGGTATTTACTAAGCCGTATTTTTGGTCTTGACAAAAAATCTTCACGTACCGTGGCTTTTGAGGTTGGATTGCAAAATGGAGGGATGGCTTCTGGTTTGGCAGGTTCAATGGGTAAATTGGGGACTGTGGGACTTGCCTCAGCTGTATTCAGTCCCTGGATGAACATCTCTGGGTCTATATTGGCCAACTATTGGAGGAGAAAAGCTTTAAAAGAAGAAGAGGAAGAATTACAAAAATCTTTACAACATACAAATGAAACCATTTAG
- a CDS encoding DUF5703 domain-containing protein: protein MWRYSFVIWSVLLSGLLAGHSKAQDKEWNGNNVVWNSQSKNSGASMPCGAGDIGLNVWVEKGELLFYMSRSGTFDANNTLLKLGRMRVKLSPNPFEGNTFRQELVLKDGYVKITGSKGKLSAGVQVWVDVFNPVIHVDVTSNANMHVEAGYESWRFADRITKGKENNQNSYKWAPQGLVKTAKDSIAFSNNSIVFYHQVKGTTAFDITVKQQGLENYKAKLFNPLNELVFGGAVQGKGMIPGGYYDGVYEGTPFKGWKIKTSTASRSHSFTVALQTKNSSLPVWKSGLEKDIKKSAQSNKASRAWWNAYWERSYIFIHSEQEKDSLVAQASKNYQLFRYMLGCNAFGKYPTKFNGGLFTTDPALTDSTLNYTPDFRNWGGGTHTAQNQRLVYWPMLKSGDVDMMRPQFDFYEHLLKNAELRTSVYWGHNGASFTEQLENFGLPNPAEYGWKRPVGYDMGMEYNAWLEYEWDTVLEFCMMMLETESYAGKDLQPHLPFIESCLTFFDEHYTYLAKKRGSKGLDANGHLVLYPGSAAETYKMTYNSTSTIAALKTVLNRLLEWSGSSELQKKTWQQMLQRIPPINFREFNGHPTISPAKSWERVNNTESPQLYPVFPWGIYGLGKPGLDTAINTFKYDPDVLKFKSHIGWKQDAVFAARLGLTSEASILTLQKLKDSGRRFPAFWGPGFDWVPDHNWGGSGMIALQEMLLQSNGRKIYLFPSWPKEWNVHFKLHAPYQTTIEGVLKDGTVKELKVIPESRRKDIELWIK from the coding sequence ATGTGGAGATATAGCTTTGTCATTTGGAGTGTTTTATTATCGGGATTACTGGCTGGACATTCTAAAGCTCAGGATAAGGAATGGAATGGTAACAACGTAGTTTGGAACAGCCAAAGTAAAAACAGCGGGGCATCTATGCCATGTGGTGCTGGAGATATCGGCTTGAACGTATGGGTAGAAAAAGGTGAATTACTTTTTTATATGTCCAGAAGTGGTACGTTTGATGCAAATAATACACTATTGAAACTGGGTAGGATGAGGGTTAAATTAAGTCCGAATCCGTTTGAAGGCAATACCTTTAGGCAAGAACTGGTTTTAAAAGATGGATATGTAAAAATTACCGGGTCTAAAGGTAAATTGTCTGCCGGGGTACAGGTTTGGGTAGATGTATTTAATCCTGTAATTCACGTGGACGTGACTTCTAATGCCAATATGCATGTGGAAGCTGGATATGAAAGCTGGCGGTTTGCAGACAGAATAACGAAAGGCAAAGAAAACAATCAGAACAGTTATAAATGGGCTCCGCAGGGACTGGTAAAGACAGCGAAAGACAGTATTGCATTTAGCAATAACAGCATAGTATTTTATCACCAGGTAAAGGGGACCACGGCCTTTGATATTACGGTTAAGCAGCAGGGATTGGAGAATTATAAGGCAAAATTGTTTAATCCGCTCAATGAACTTGTTTTTGGTGGCGCTGTTCAAGGAAAAGGTATGATTCCGGGAGGATATTACGATGGAGTGTATGAAGGGACACCATTTAAAGGATGGAAAATAAAAACTTCGACAGCATCTCGTAGTCATTCATTTACCGTTGCTTTGCAAACTAAAAATTCCAGTTTGCCTGTGTGGAAAAGCGGACTGGAAAAAGACATCAAAAAATCTGCTCAGTCTAATAAAGCGAGTAGAGCATGGTGGAATGCCTATTGGGAAAGAAGTTATATTTTTATCCACTCTGAACAAGAGAAAGATAGTCTGGTAGCTCAGGCCAGCAAGAACTATCAATTGTTTAGGTATATGCTGGGCTGTAATGCTTTTGGGAAATATCCAACAAAATTTAACGGGGGATTATTTACTACCGATCCGGCATTGACGGATAGTACCTTGAATTATACACCTGATTTTAGAAATTGGGGCGGAGGAACGCATACGGCACAAAACCAGCGTTTGGTTTACTGGCCGATGTTAAAGAGCGGTGATGTAGATATGATGCGTCCGCAGTTTGATTTTTACGAACATTTGTTAAAAAATGCTGAATTAAGAACATCAGTCTACTGGGGGCATAATGGAGCCAGTTTTACAGAACAACTAGAGAACTTTGGCTTGCCAAATCCTGCCGAATATGGATGGAAAAGACCTGTTGGTTACGATATGGGGATGGAGTACAATGCCTGGCTGGAATACGAATGGGATACAGTACTGGAGTTTTGTATGATGATGCTGGAAACAGAAAGTTATGCTGGTAAAGACCTCCAACCACACCTGCCATTTATAGAGAGCTGTCTTACTTTTTTTGATGAGCATTATACATACCTGGCTAAAAAAAGAGGGAGCAAAGGTTTAGATGCAAATGGACACCTTGTTCTTTATCCCGGTTCTGCCGCTGAAACGTATAAAATGACCTACAATTCTACTTCTACCATAGCGGCCTTAAAAACTGTTTTAAATCGTTTATTAGAATGGTCTGGCTCATCCGAATTGCAGAAGAAAACATGGCAACAAATGCTGCAACGGATTCCGCCAATTAATTTTAGAGAATTTAACGGGCATCCAACCATTTCGCCTGCAAAATCATGGGAGCGGGTAAATAATACCGAAAGTCCGCAATTGTATCCTGTGTTTCCATGGGGAATTTATGGCTTGGGTAAACCTGGACTGGATACTGCTATAAATACGTTTAAATATGATCCGGATGTATTGAAATTTAAAAGCCACATTGGTTGGAAACAGGATGCTGTTTTTGCTGCGAGGCTGGGGCTTACTTCAGAGGCATCGATACTTACCCTGCAAAAGTTAAAAGATTCTGGGAGGCGTTTTCCTGCATTTTGGGGGCCTGGTTTTGATTGGGTACCTGATCATAATTGGGGAGGATCTGGAATGATTGCCCTGCAGGAAATGCTGCTCCAAAGCAACGGTAGGAAGATTTATCTTTTTCCTTCCTGGCCAAAAGAATGGAATGTGCATTTTAAATTGCATGCCCCATACCAAACTACCATTGAAGGAGTTTTAAAGGATGGGACAGTTAAAGAATTGAAGGTAATTCCTGAATCCCGGAGAAAAGACATAGAATTATGGATCAAATAA
- a CDS encoding ribulose-bisphosphate carboxylase large subunit family protein, translating to MERITAKYYIETPLDLEKSAQVLAGEQSSGTFIAVPGETAELKQRFAARVESITPLDVVAEPSIPGVKAGAGKYQRAMIEVSWSVENFGYNLPVLVSTLQGNLYELTQFTGLKLMDIELPDCYASAFSGPKFGVEGCRKLTNVYGRPLIGTIIKPSIGMSPEQTAELVKTLITAGIDFIKDDELLGSSANSPFDKRVDAVMEVINAHADKTGKKVMYAFNISDDIDQMQRNYEKVVAAGGTSAMISLNSVGLAGVKKICDIGTLAIHGHRNGWGMLNRHPLLGIEFPAYQKLWRLAGVDQIHVNGIQNKFWESDDSVVRSIEACLKPMLGGYSVLPVVSSGQWGGQAPETYRRTQTIDLLYMAGGGIMAHPDGPAGGVVALQQAWQAAVDGLSVEQAAVKYTEFKKSVAVFGNVK from the coding sequence ATGGAAAGAATAACTGCAAAATATTATATAGAGACCCCGCTGGATTTAGAAAAATCAGCGCAGGTTTTGGCCGGCGAGCAATCTTCAGGAACTTTTATTGCCGTTCCGGGAGAGACAGCAGAATTGAAACAAAGATTTGCGGCCAGGGTTGAATCTATTACCCCCCTGGATGTGGTTGCTGAACCTTCTATTCCTGGTGTAAAAGCCGGAGCTGGAAAGTACCAAAGGGCAATGATTGAAGTATCCTGGTCTGTAGAAAACTTTGGCTATAATTTGCCTGTGCTGGTCTCTACACTACAGGGTAATTTGTATGAGCTTACCCAGTTTACAGGCTTAAAATTGATGGATATTGAGTTGCCTGATTGTTATGCCAGTGCTTTTAGCGGGCCTAAATTTGGTGTTGAGGGCTGCAGAAAACTGACAAATGTTTACGGTAGGCCTTTGATTGGTACCATTATAAAACCAAGTATTGGAATGAGTCCTGAACAAACTGCTGAACTTGTTAAAACTCTCATTACGGCGGGAATTGACTTTATCAAAGATGATGAATTACTTGGCTCTTCTGCGAATTCACCATTTGACAAGCGTGTTGATGCGGTAATGGAAGTGATTAATGCACACGCGGATAAAACAGGCAAAAAGGTGATGTATGCCTTTAACATCAGTGATGATATAGACCAGATGCAGCGCAACTATGAAAAGGTAGTAGCCGCTGGTGGTACTTCTGCAATGATAAGCCTAAATAGCGTTGGTCTGGCTGGCGTTAAAAAGATCTGCGATATTGGGACACTCGCTATTCATGGTCACCGGAATGGTTGGGGAATGTTAAACCGTCATCCTTTATTAGGGATAGAATTTCCAGCCTATCAAAAGTTATGGAGACTTGCCGGAGTAGATCAGATCCATGTTAATGGTATACAAAACAAGTTCTGGGAATCTGATGATTCTGTAGTGCGTTCTATAGAAGCCTGTTTAAAGCCAATGCTTGGCGGATATTCGGTATTGCCGGTTGTATCATCTGGTCAGTGGGGTGGCCAAGCGCCTGAAACTTACAGGCGCACCCAAACAATTGATTTATTGTATATGGCCGGTGGAGGCATTATGGCCCATCCAGATGGACCGGCCGGAGGTGTGGTTGCTTTACAACAAGCCTGGCAGGCTGCGGTAGATGGCTTATCTGTAGAACAGGCCGCGGTAAAATATACTGAATTTAAGAAATCTGTTGCAGTTTTTGGAAATGTAAAGTAG
- a CDS encoding four-carbon acid sugar kinase family protein, with product METMQNGRLLMAFYGDDFTGSTDALEFLSRAGAKTVLFIEPPKPEQLARYEGLQALGVAGMSRTMTPAEMEKELRPAFEALARLNPAHVHYKVCSTFDSSAETGSIGKAIDIGAEVFKSSYVPLLVAVPIFGRYCLFGNLFARMGIGSEGVIHRLDRHPSMSKHPVTPADESDLRLHLAKQTDKRIGLFDILEVHKFQDQQQNAAENPKGVPSPRLSSLIKDGHKIILFDAVKEDDLGSIGSIIDANATTENIIFSAGSSAIEMALGVNWQEEGSIVAREEWAASEFEGPILIGSGSCSPVTSGQIKYALKNGFAEIAIETEILANLISSTEITEFSAVLEASVEQYAFKAAAFIAQGKNVLIHTSVGNDDVRVSRTDEILKQKGFGKSTTALMYGVLLGKVARTVAERTSLQRIIIAGGDTSSYAARAMGIEAVEMIAPLAPGAPLCRAYAPGSAIDQLQVAFKGGQVGKEDFFVTSTK from the coding sequence ATGGAAACGATGCAAAATGGCCGCTTGTTAATGGCTTTTTATGGTGATGATTTTACTGGTTCTACTGATGCTTTAGAGTTTCTGAGCAGGGCGGGTGCAAAAACTGTACTTTTTATAGAACCGCCTAAGCCGGAGCAATTGGCCAGATATGAAGGTCTGCAAGCTTTAGGCGTGGCCGGAATGAGCCGTACCATGACACCTGCAGAAATGGAAAAGGAATTGCGGCCTGCTTTTGAAGCTTTGGCAAGACTAAATCCTGCACATGTACATTATAAAGTTTGTTCTACTTTCGACTCTTCCGCAGAAACCGGAAGTATAGGTAAAGCAATTGATATTGGTGCTGAGGTGTTTAAATCTTCTTACGTACCTTTATTAGTGGCTGTTCCTATTTTTGGCAGATACTGTTTATTTGGGAATTTGTTTGCCAGAATGGGCATCGGATCTGAGGGTGTAATTCATAGACTGGACAGGCATCCATCAATGAGCAAACATCCGGTTACACCTGCAGACGAAAGTGATCTCCGTTTACATTTGGCTAAACAAACAGACAAGCGCATTGGTCTTTTCGATATACTTGAGGTGCATAAATTTCAGGATCAGCAACAAAATGCTGCTGAAAACCCAAAGGGAGTTCCTTCGCCCAGACTTTCAAGTTTAATTAAGGACGGGCATAAAATTATACTTTTTGATGCTGTAAAAGAGGATGACCTTGGTAGCATAGGTTCCATAATTGATGCCAATGCTACTACCGAAAATATCATCTTTTCTGCCGGTTCTTCTGCTATTGAAATGGCATTGGGTGTAAACTGGCAGGAGGAGGGCAGCATTGTTGCAAGGGAAGAATGGGCTGCTTCTGAATTTGAAGGGCCGATATTAATAGGCTCGGGTAGCTGCTCTCCAGTTACTTCTGGGCAAATTAAGTACGCGCTAAAAAACGGCTTTGCTGAAATTGCCATTGAAACTGAAATTCTGGCCAATTTAATTTCCTCGACTGAGATTACTGAATTTTCTGCGGTTCTTGAAGCTTCGGTGGAACAATATGCCTTTAAGGCGGCTGCATTTATAGCGCAAGGAAAAAATGTGCTCATACATACGAGTGTAGGCAATGATGACGTAAGGGTTTCCAGAACAGACGAAATTTTAAAGCAAAAAGGCTTTGGAAAGTCAACCACGGCATTGATGTACGGTGTACTACTTGGTAAAGTGGCCAGAACCGTGGCGGAAAGAACATCCTTGCAGAGGATTATTATTGCCGGTGGTGATACTTCGAGTTATGCCGCAAGGGCAATGGGGATTGAGGCTGTTGAAATGATTGCTCCTTTGGCCCCTGGTGCGCCTTTGTGCAGAGCGTATGCGCCGGGCTCGGCAATAGACCAGTTACAAGTTGCCTTTAAGGGCGGACAGGTAGGTAAGGAAGATTTCTTTGTTACCTCCACAAAATAA